In Persicimonas caeni, a single window of DNA contains:
- a CDS encoding alpha/beta fold hydrolase, which yields MAHITNDGVKVAYETHGIHGGTPIVLLMGLGLPGMIWHALVDDLVERDFFVVIPDNRGTGHSDAPLPPYLMSEMSDDVAMILDAEGIDEAMVVGVSFGGMLTQHVALNHPERVSGLLLAATTCGVPTGVFPRLESIWLLLKMVFASTTVTFEEAQKLFSHPESEERVRDLFSRWEDILDELPTPPWAVLGQLLAAAFHHTGNSLDQIRVPTRVVTGDSDFLIPPKNSEILAELIPNATLAMVPRAGHVFIHEHPESLLNNIIALREEVELKRSGQHHQAAQ from the coding sequence ATGGCTCATATTACCAACGACGGCGTCAAAGTTGCCTACGAAACTCACGGCATCCACGGGGGCACTCCGATCGTGCTGCTGATGGGGCTCGGCCTGCCGGGCATGATCTGGCACGCGCTGGTCGACGATCTGGTCGAGCGCGACTTCTTCGTGGTCATCCCCGACAATCGCGGCACGGGACACTCCGATGCTCCGCTGCCGCCGTATTTGATGTCGGAGATGAGCGACGACGTGGCGATGATCTTGGACGCCGAGGGTATCGACGAGGCGATGGTCGTCGGAGTTTCGTTTGGCGGCATGCTCACTCAACACGTCGCGCTGAATCACCCCGAGCGGGTCAGCGGACTGCTCCTGGCAGCGACGACCTGCGGGGTGCCCACCGGCGTCTTTCCTAGGCTGGAGTCGATCTGGCTGCTGCTCAAGATGGTCTTCGCGAGCACGACGGTCACCTTCGAGGAGGCCCAGAAGCTGTTCAGCCACCCGGAGTCCGAGGAGCGCGTGCGTGACCTGTTCAGCCGCTGGGAAGATATCCTCGACGAGCTCCCCACCCCGCCCTGGGCGGTCCTGGGTCAACTGCTCGCCGCAGCCTTCCACCACACGGGCAACTCGCTCGACCAGATTCGGGTGCCCACCCGCGTGGTCACCGGCGACTCCGACTTCCTCATCCCTCCCAAGAATTCCGAGATCTTGGCCGAGCTCATCCCCAACGCCACCTTGGCGATGGTGCCTCGGGCCGGCCACGTCTTCATCCACGAGCACCCCGAGTCGCTGCTCAACAATATCATTGCGCTGCGTGAGGAGGTCGAGTTGAAGCGTAGCGGACAGCATCACCAGGCGGCGCAATAA
- a CDS encoding DUF4215 domain-containing protein yields the protein MKTGSWKSTASLALFAGCLLWSGLASAQTTIPGGTVINQTWTSANSPYIIQGDITVPSGASLTIEQGVEVHFTSSDNMSSGSDTSRVELIVAGAIDVNGTSSNPVKFIPDTGTTAAGTNQSHWWGIHVESTATQADFDHIDLQNAQNGLRTDATGSVLNLRDSVIRNTYSESLHITAGNVTVDTVEFYDGRYRGIEAFNAGTVATVTNSKIYDNGNYGILATNGAELDLTNSIVSSNSSHGLYLELENGSSATHDIVNCTIDDNGGSGVYVRSVSGTSARANVLNSLVTSNSSYGIQAQYNYGTIDVSYSNIWNNTSGNFYNMSATGAGNLNTNPLYANAPTDYALTSRSPARFGADNGQDMGAVPYAGAQTTNWTGYLWTDTTLTASNSPYLITGDLTVPSGVTLTIEEGVELHFDAGDQMLAGSSVNRVVLTVAGAIDVNGTSSNPVKFIPDTGTTASGSNQSHWTGIHVESTATQADFDHIDLQNAQNGLRTDATGSVLNLRDSVIRNTYSESLHIAAGNVTVDTVEFYDGRYRGIEAFNAGTVATVTNSKIYDNGNYGILATNGAELDLTNSIVSSNSSHGLYLELENGSSATHDIVNCTIDDNGGSGVYVRSVSGTSARAKVLNSLVTNNSSYGIQAQYNYGTIDVSYSNIWNNTSGNFYNMSATGAGNLSANPLYVNAPTDYSLQSSSTSIDAGTANGAPGFDIEGNTRPVDGNGINGAEYDMGAYEYGASSVCGDGAVGAGESCDDGANNGSYGYCNATCDGLAAYCGDGTVQSNHEECDDGNSDNTDSCTDTCESATCGDGYVQSGEACDDGNSDNTDSCTTACAAPTCGDGFVQSGETCDDGNSDNTDSCTNTCEAPTCGDGYVQSGEECDDGNNIDTDSCSNACTTAGCGDGVVQSGEECDDGNSDNTDSCLDTCVAASCGDGFVQSGEACDDGNSDNTDGCLNTCIAATCGDGFVHAGVELCDDADADNTDNCLDTCEPASCGDGYVQAGVEQCDDGNSVETDGCSNSCTTTFCGDGVVQSGEACDDGNDDNTDGCTTECANAVCGDGYVEAGVEECDDGNSSNTDACTNACRDAVCGDGYEHAGVEGCDDGNQNDTDGCTNACKLATCGDGVVDPGEECDDGNASNTDLCLDTCVAASCGDGFRQQGEACDDGNDDDTDDCLSTCQRAGCGDGFVHEGVEECDDGNGSDEDACLITCEEATCGDGFLHEGVEECDDGNTEDGDGCSASCLTEAGDDVGADAGADAGSDAGYDAGADAGADAGYDAGSDAGVGADGGQTVENGQTAADEGCGCSANQDSPNPANGIYLLLVAFGLAILRRRTSHTNR from the coding sequence ATGAAGACCGGTAGTTGGAAGTCGACGGCGTCTCTCGCCCTCTTTGCTGGATGTTTGCTGTGGTCGGGCCTCGCCTCGGCGCAGACGACCATCCCCGGCGGCACCGTCATCAACCAGACGTGGACGTCGGCGAATAGCCCCTACATCATCCAGGGCGACATCACCGTGCCTAGCGGCGCGTCTCTGACGATCGAGCAGGGGGTCGAGGTTCACTTTACGAGCAGCGACAACATGAGTTCGGGCTCGGATACCAGCCGCGTCGAGCTGATCGTCGCCGGCGCCATCGACGTCAACGGCACCTCGTCGAACCCGGTCAAGTTCATCCCCGACACCGGCACCACGGCCGCGGGCACCAATCAGTCGCACTGGTGGGGCATCCACGTCGAATCGACGGCCACGCAGGCCGACTTCGACCACATCGACCTGCAAAACGCCCAGAACGGGCTGCGCACCGACGCCACAGGCTCGGTCCTCAACCTGCGCGATAGCGTGATTCGCAACACCTACAGCGAGTCGCTGCACATCACCGCCGGCAACGTCACCGTCGACACCGTCGAGTTCTACGACGGCAGGTACCGGGGCATCGAGGCCTTCAACGCGGGCACGGTCGCCACAGTGACCAACTCGAAGATCTACGACAACGGGAACTACGGCATCCTCGCCACCAACGGCGCCGAGCTCGACCTGACGAACTCCATCGTCAGCAGCAACTCGAGCCATGGCCTTTACCTGGAGCTGGAGAACGGCTCGTCGGCCACCCACGACATCGTCAACTGCACCATCGACGACAACGGCGGCTCCGGCGTCTACGTTCGCTCCGTGTCGGGCACGTCGGCTCGCGCCAATGTCCTGAACTCTCTGGTGACCAGCAACTCCTCCTACGGCATCCAGGCCCAGTACAACTACGGCACCATCGACGTCTCCTATTCGAATATCTGGAACAACACCTCGGGCAACTTTTACAACATGTCGGCCACCGGCGCGGGCAACCTCAACACGAACCCGCTGTACGCCAATGCCCCCACAGACTACGCGCTGACCTCGCGGTCGCCGGCGCGTTTCGGCGCGGACAACGGCCAAGACATGGGTGCTGTCCCTTACGCCGGTGCACAGACGACCAACTGGACAGGCTATCTGTGGACGGACACGACATTGACCGCGTCGAATAGCCCCTATCTGATCACCGGCGACCTGACAGTGCCCAGCGGGGTGACACTGACGATCGAAGAGGGCGTGGAGCTTCACTTCGACGCCGGCGACCAGATGCTCGCAGGCTCTTCGGTCAACCGAGTCGTACTGACCGTCGCGGGCGCCATCGACGTCAACGGCACTTCGTCGAACCCGGTCAAGTTCATCCCCGACACCGGCACCACGGCCTCGGGCTCCAATCAGTCTCACTGGACGGGCATCCACGTCGAATCGACGGCCACGCAGGCCGACTTCGACCACATCGACCTGCAAAACGCCCAGAACGGGCTGCGCACCGACGCCACAGGCTCGGTCCTCAACCTGCGCGATAGCGTGATTCGCAACACCTACAGCGAGTCGCTGCACATCGCCGCCGGCAACGTCACCGTCGACACCGTCGAGTTCTACGACGGCAGGTACCGAGGCATCGAGGCCTTCAACGCAGGCACGGTCGCCACAGTGACCAACTCGAAGATCTACGACAACGGGAACTACGGCATCCTCGCCACCAACGGCGCCGAGCTCGACCTGACGAACTCCATCGTCAGCAGCAACTCGAGCCATGGCCTTTACCTGGAGCTGGAGAACGGCTCGTCGGCCACCCACGACATCGTCAACTGCACCATCGACGACAACGGCGGCTCCGGCGTCTACGTTCGCTCCGTGTCGGGCACGTCGGCTCGCGCCAAGGTCCTGAACTCTCTGGTGACCAACAACTCCTCCTACGGCATCCAGGCCCAGTACAACTACGGCACCATCGACGTCTCCTATTCGAATATCTGGAACAACACCTCGGGCAACTTTTACAACATGTCGGCCACCGGCGCCGGCAACCTGAGCGCCAACCCGCTGTATGTGAACGCCCCCACGGACTACTCGCTACAGTCCTCGAGCACGAGCATCGACGCGGGCACCGCCAACGGCGCGCCGGGCTTTGATATCGAAGGCAACACGCGCCCGGTCGACGGCAACGGCATCAATGGCGCCGAGTACGATATGGGAGCCTACGAGTACGGCGCCTCGTCGGTGTGCGGCGACGGCGCGGTGGGCGCCGGTGAGTCGTGCGACGACGGCGCGAATAACGGCTCGTACGGCTACTGCAACGCCACCTGTGACGGCCTGGCCGCCTACTGCGGCGATGGCACCGTGCAGAGCAACCACGAGGAATGCGACGACGGCAACTCCGACAATACCGACTCTTGCACCGACACCTGCGAAAGCGCCACCTGCGGCGACGGCTACGTCCAGTCCGGCGAGGCCTGCGACGACGGCAACTCCGACAATACGGACTCGTGCACCACGGCGTGCGCCGCGCCTACCTGCGGCGACGGCTTCGTCCAATCGGGTGAGACCTGCGACGACGGCAACTCCGACAACACCGACTCTTGCACCAACACTTGCGAAGCCCCCACCTGCGGCGACGGCTACGTTCAGTCGGGCGAAGAATGCGACGATGGCAACAACATCGACACCGACTCGTGCTCCAACGCGTGCACGACAGCGGGTTGTGGCGACGGCGTCGTCCAGTCGGGCGAAGAGTGTGACGACGGCAACTCCGACAATACCGATAGCTGCCTCGACACCTGCGTGGCCGCGAGCTGCGGCGACGGATTCGTCCAATCCGGCGAGGCCTGCGACGACGGCAACTCCGACAACACCGACGGGTGTCTGAACACCTGCATCGCAGCCACCTGCGGCGACGGATTCGTCCACGCCGGCGTCGAGTTGTGCGACGACGCTGACGCCGACAATACCGACAACTGCCTCGACACCTGCGAGCCGGCGAGCTGCGGCGACGGTTACGTGCAGGCCGGCGTCGAGCAGTGTGACGACGGCAACAGCGTCGAGACCGACGGCTGCTCGAATAGCTGCACCACGACCTTCTGCGGCGACGGCGTCGTCCAGTCGGGAGAGGCTTGCGACGACGGCAACGACGACAACACCGACGGCTGCACTACCGAGTGCGCCAACGCGGTCTGCGGCGACGGCTACGTCGAGGCCGGCGTCGAGGAGTGTGACGACGGCAACAGCTCGAATACCGATGCGTGCACCAACGCCTGCCGCGACGCGGTCTGCGGCGACGGCTACGAGCACGCCGGCGTCGAGGGCTGCGACGACGGCAACCAGAACGACACCGACGGCTGCACCAACGCGTGCAAACTGGCCACCTGCGGCGACGGGGTGGTCGACCCGGGCGAAGAGTGTGACGACGGCAACGCCTCGAACACCGACCTTTGCCTCGACACCTGCGTGGCGGCCAGCTGCGGCGACGGCTTCCGCCAGCAAGGCGAGGCCTGCGACGACGGCAACGACGACGACACCGACGACTGCTTGAGCACGTGTCAACGCGCCGGCTGCGGCGACGGGTTCGTCCACGAGGGCGTCGAAGAGTGTGACGACGGCAACGGCAGCGACGAAGACGCCTGCCTGATCACCTGCGAAGAGGCGACCTGCGGCGACGGCTTCTTGCACGAAGGTGTCGAGGAGTGTGACGACGGCAACACCGAAGACGGCGACGGCTGCTCGGCGAGCTGCCTGACCGAAGCGGGCGACGACGTCGGTGCCGATGCTGGCGCTGACGCCGGCTCGGACGCCGGATACGACGCCGGTGCCGATGCAGGCGCCGATGCCGGATACGACGCCGGCTCCGACGCGGGCGTGGGCGCCGACGGCGGCCAGACCGTCGAAAACGGCCAGACTGCAGCCGACGAAGGCTGCGGCTGCTCGGCGAACCAAGACTCGCCGAACCCGGCGAACGGGATCTACCTGTTGCTGGTCGCCTTCGGCCTGGCCATCCTGCGACGCCGCACGAGCCACACCAACCGATGA